From Patescibacteria group bacterium, one genomic window encodes:
- a CDS encoding GxxExxY protein yields the protein DKVIIEIKAAKTIANEHEAQLLNYLKAMDIEVGLLLNFGDKPEIKRKAFDNRRK from the coding sequence GATAAAGTAATAATTGAAATTAAGGCGGCAAAAACTATTGCTAATGAGCACGAAGCCCAGTTGTTAAACTATCTTAAAGCGATGGATATAGAAGTTGGATTACTTTTAAACTTTGGCGATAAACCAGAAATTAAACGAAAAGCTTTTGATAACAGAAGAAAATAA